From one Mycolicibacterium sp. HK-90 genomic stretch:
- a CDS encoding TIGR00730 family Rossman fold protein, producing MNICVFLSAADLDERYTEPARTFAELLGRGGHALVWGGSDKGLMKVVADGVQNSGGRLVGISVEFLRRQARTDADEMVFAKDLTERKAQLLARSDALVVMAGGLGTLDEATEILELRKHRRHDKPVVLLNTAGFYDGLVIQLRRMEQDGFLPVPLDELVYVTEEPDAAIEYLEQTGR from the coding sequence ATGAACATCTGCGTCTTCCTGTCCGCCGCCGACCTCGATGAGCGCTACACCGAACCCGCCCGCACCTTCGCCGAACTCCTCGGCAGAGGCGGTCACGCACTCGTCTGGGGTGGCTCGGACAAGGGGTTGATGAAGGTCGTCGCCGACGGGGTGCAGAACAGCGGTGGCCGCCTGGTGGGAATCTCCGTCGAGTTCCTACGTCGGCAGGCCCGGACGGACGCCGACGAGATGGTGTTCGCAAAAGACCTCACCGAACGCAAGGCACAACTGCTGGCGCGCTCGGACGCGCTGGTGGTGATGGCCGGCGGGCTCGGCACCCTCGATGAGGCCACCGAGATCCTGGAACTGCGCAAGCACCGGCGGCACGACAAGCCCGTGGTGCTGCTGAACACCGCGGGCTTCTACGACGGACTGGTGATCCAGCTCCGGCGGATGGAGCAGGACGGGTTCCTGCCCGTGCCGTTGGACGAGCTGGTGTACGTCACCGAGGAGCCCGACGCGGCGATCGAATATCTGGAGCAGACCGGCCGCTGA
- a CDS encoding Ig-like domain-containing protein: MKLTSVRRAYLAVALAVLAVSGGVVVSALPDCVEHCQTLAAPPQGVPQPSPTEPARLTITPRPDAEVDPLARVMVTADTGTVASVKMVNDAGKEIPGVLTPDAKTWKPTTALGYGRSYTLKVDARGPGGMPTRKTINFTTVTPGYQARVYLNGTNYAPLQDGATYGVGMVIVARFDEPITDKATAERRMKVVTEPKAVGSWNWIDDQTAHWRPEKYYAPGTKVTVDAGVYGAKLGDDLYGAQDEKVSFTIGASHVSIADDTDKQVRVYENGKLVRTMPTSMGMGGTETVGGTTMSFWTPRGVYTVMDKANPVVMDSSTYGLPVNSRLGYKTTIPFATRISIDGIYLHQLNSTIWAQGKENVSHGCLNLSGENAEWFYNFSVPGDIVEIRNTGGDPLKPTNNGDWSVPWTEWVKGSALR; the protein is encoded by the coding sequence GTGAAGTTGACGTCTGTTCGCCGTGCCTACCTGGCGGTCGCACTAGCTGTGTTGGCCGTGTCGGGTGGTGTCGTCGTCTCGGCCCTGCCGGACTGCGTCGAGCATTGCCAGACGTTGGCCGCCCCGCCCCAGGGCGTCCCGCAGCCGTCGCCCACCGAGCCGGCCAGATTGACCATCACCCCGAGGCCCGACGCCGAGGTCGACCCGCTGGCCCGGGTGATGGTCACCGCCGACACCGGGACGGTGGCGAGCGTCAAGATGGTCAACGACGCCGGCAAGGAGATCCCCGGCGTGCTGACCCCCGACGCCAAGACGTGGAAGCCGACCACCGCGCTGGGCTACGGCCGCTCCTACACGTTGAAGGTCGACGCCCGCGGACCCGGCGGCATGCCGACCCGCAAGACCATCAACTTCACCACCGTGACTCCCGGCTACCAGGCCCGCGTCTACCTCAACGGGACGAACTACGCCCCCCTGCAGGACGGCGCCACCTACGGCGTCGGGATGGTGATCGTCGCCCGCTTCGACGAGCCGATCACCGACAAGGCCACCGCCGAGCGCCGGATGAAGGTCGTCACCGAGCCCAAGGCGGTCGGATCCTGGAACTGGATCGACGACCAGACCGCACACTGGCGTCCGGAGAAGTACTACGCCCCGGGCACCAAGGTCACCGTCGATGCCGGCGTCTACGGCGCCAAGCTCGGCGACGACCTCTACGGCGCCCAGGATGAGAAGGTCTCGTTCACGATCGGCGCCTCGCATGTCTCGATCGCCGACGACACCGACAAGCAGGTCAGGGTCTACGAGAACGGCAAGCTGGTCCGCACCATGCCGACGTCGATGGGGATGGGCGGCACCGAGACCGTCGGCGGCACCACGATGAGCTTCTGGACCCCGCGCGGCGTCTACACCGTGATGGACAAGGCCAACCCGGTGGTCATGGACTCCTCGACCTACGGCCTGCCCGTCAACTCCCGGCTCGGCTACAAGACCACCATCCCGTTCGCCACCCGCATCAGCATCGACGGCATCTACCTGCATCAGCTGAACTCGACCATCTGGGCCCAGGGCAAGGAGAACGTCAGCCACGGCTGCCTGAATCTCAGTGGCGAGAACGCCGAGTGGTTCTACAACTTCTCGGTTCCCGGCGACATCGTCGAGATCCGCAACACCGGCGGCGACCCACTCAAGCCGACCAACAACGGCGACTGGTCGGTGCCCTGGACCGAATGGGTCAAGGGCAGCGCCCTGCGCTGA
- a CDS encoding TetR/AcrR family transcriptional regulator translates to MGGGNTAEQAREVLMDAAEHLFVTRGYRASTMEVIAREAGYSRTAIYRQFANRDELVAAMVQRTTQRHMVSILSRIPAGAGPVDLLVESLVIVASELVSDPLLNTIADQTADGTIASLIANDSGLTELVKSTVETVVADGTPFRPGLHPNDLAQFIIATALSFLMKTVPAVTDPAVARSYIETFILPAILQESPEPRRVF, encoded by the coding sequence GTGGGCGGCGGCAACACCGCCGAGCAGGCCCGCGAAGTGTTGATGGACGCTGCCGAGCACCTTTTCGTCACCCGCGGCTACCGGGCTTCGACGATGGAGGTCATCGCTCGCGAGGCCGGCTATTCGCGCACCGCGATCTACCGCCAGTTCGCCAACCGCGATGAACTCGTCGCCGCGATGGTGCAGCGCACCACCCAGCGCCACATGGTCTCCATCCTGTCCCGGATCCCCGCGGGTGCCGGGCCGGTCGATCTGCTGGTTGAGAGTCTGGTGATCGTGGCGAGCGAGCTGGTCTCCGATCCGCTGCTCAACACGATCGCCGACCAGACCGCCGATGGCACGATCGCCTCGCTGATCGCCAACGACAGCGGGTTGACCGAGCTGGTGAAGTCCACCGTGGAGACCGTCGTCGCGGACGGCACCCCGTTTCGCCCCGGTCTGCACCCGAACGACCTGGCGCAGTTCATCATTGCGACCGCGCTGAGCTTCCTGATGAAGACCGTCCCCGCTGTCACCGACCCCGCGGTGGCGCGCAGTTACATCGAGACGTTCATCCTGCCGGCGATCCTGCAGGAGTCACCGGAACCGCGTCGGGTGTTCTGA
- a CDS encoding alpha/beta fold hydrolase — protein MTKPGWAIRAFMATGWGVLVIALWMGLIAGAGSTAHADPGREKSTTQSDNDSGTPATQRDTSTRLGPRKQKPRRVDAATVRERPRLSVAKSSPRPSPESSAKPPGVRDLVDGIANRARVALTDVVDRTPITPAARSLPRPKDSAKRDVPQPPEVADVAAADEAAPDIADAIDTITHPVGETAPLAQVNTVVDRIATQSRAALTDLTDRVSKAPADQPATQPIARLAAATVSTPLAAPRPAPLVNIVGSLVFNVVGAALQVFSGPPVLPPGSNVTVRSSTLDMPGTNQTVRADWYFPEDLDSATGVIYLQHGFMATGPMYSYTAAYLAESTNSIVVAPTLSSNLFDPNAEWIGGEPMQQSVADLFADDRSELTASASAAAGHPVTLPSKFVLVGHSLGGMLVTGAAGRMVDNGAVDDLAGVVLLDAVDTHRDMPDALDQLTGANYRPVLLISSERYVWNLHGTVGDELQAARPGEFNGVMLVGGRHIDGLQGANPILQFAEYLIAGFSQPENVDAVTTISAGWINDMLNGTDTGVYGAPQESIEIPTSSGTATAVVLPFASDESVQATPWDGLAEAILNALFPYAVYEPLAGQSVAMRI, from the coding sequence GTGACCAAACCGGGGTGGGCAATTCGAGCGTTCATGGCAACGGGGTGGGGCGTCCTGGTGATCGCCCTGTGGATGGGGCTGATCGCCGGCGCGGGCTCGACCGCCCATGCTGATCCTGGTCGCGAGAAGTCAACCACGCAGTCCGACAACGACTCTGGCACGCCGGCGACACAACGGGACACATCCACTCGCCTCGGCCCGCGCAAGCAGAAGCCCCGTCGGGTGGACGCGGCAACGGTGCGTGAACGCCCGCGGCTGTCGGTGGCCAAGTCGTCGCCCAGGCCCTCGCCGGAGTCGTCGGCGAAGCCGCCGGGCGTCCGTGACCTGGTCGACGGGATCGCCAACCGGGCACGCGTTGCGCTGACCGACGTTGTCGACCGCACACCCATCACCCCGGCCGCGCGATCACTTCCACGCCCCAAGGACTCGGCGAAACGTGACGTACCGCAGCCGCCCGAGGTCGCCGACGTCGCCGCGGCTGACGAGGCCGCACCCGATATCGCCGATGCGATCGACACCATCACCCATCCGGTCGGCGAGACAGCGCCGCTCGCTCAAGTGAACACTGTCGTCGACCGCATCGCCACACAGAGCCGCGCCGCGCTCACCGACCTCACCGACCGGGTGTCGAAAGCCCCAGCCGATCAGCCGGCCACGCAACCGATCGCCCGACTCGCGGCCGCCACCGTCAGCACGCCTCTCGCCGCGCCGCGGCCCGCGCCGTTGGTGAACATCGTCGGCTCACTGGTGTTCAACGTGGTCGGCGCTGCGCTGCAGGTGTTCTCGGGTCCGCCGGTGCTCCCGCCGGGCAGTAACGTGACAGTCCGTAGCTCGACGCTCGACATGCCCGGCACCAACCAGACCGTGCGGGCCGACTGGTACTTCCCCGAGGATCTGGACTCCGCGACCGGCGTCATCTATCTGCAGCACGGCTTCATGGCCACCGGCCCGATGTACAGCTACACCGCGGCGTACCTGGCCGAGTCGACAAACAGCATCGTCGTTGCCCCCACGTTGTCGTCAAACCTGTTCGATCCCAATGCTGAATGGATCGGCGGCGAGCCGATGCAGCAGTCCGTGGCCGATTTGTTCGCCGATGACCGATCGGAACTGACCGCGAGCGCGAGTGCGGCGGCCGGCCACCCCGTCACGCTGCCGTCCAAGTTCGTCCTGGTCGGCCATTCCCTCGGCGGCATGCTGGTCACCGGCGCCGCCGGTCGCATGGTCGACAACGGTGCGGTCGACGACCTCGCCGGGGTGGTCCTGCTCGACGCCGTGGACACCCACCGCGACATGCCCGACGCGCTGGACCAGCTGACGGGCGCCAATTACCGTCCGGTGCTGCTCATTTCATCTGAGCGGTACGTGTGGAATCTCCATGGCACCGTCGGTGACGAACTGCAGGCCGCGCGGCCCGGAGAGTTCAACGGCGTCATGCTGGTCGGCGGGCGGCATATCGACGGTCTGCAGGGAGCCAACCCGATCTTGCAGTTCGCCGAATACCTCATCGCAGGCTTCTCGCAACCGGAGAACGTCGATGCGGTCACGACGATCTCGGCCGGCTGGATCAACGACATGTTGAACGGCACGGACACCGGCGTGTACGGCGCACCGCAGGAGAGCATCGAGATCCCCACCTCGTCAGGCACCGCCACCGCGGTGGTGCTGCCGTTCGCGTCCGACGAATCAGTACAGGCGACCCCGTGGGACGGCCTGGCGGAGGCGATCCTCAATGCCTTGTTCCCGTACGCGGTGTACGAACCGCTGGCCGGACAGTCTGTTGCGATGCGCATCTGA
- the recD gene encoding exodeoxyribonuclease V subunit alpha — protein sequence MLDAFAEILEPADVHVAQRLSTLAEESDPQVTLALALAVRALRGGSVCVDLRSVAEQAQAPGLPWPDVDAWLAAVAASPLLGTPPVLRLFGDLLYLDRYWLEEQQVCDDVLALVGTRPAGSVPDVARLFPPGFEEQRAAAKVALSQGLTVLTGGPGTGKTTTVARLLALLAEQAALAGQPSLRIALAAPTGKAAARLQEAVQLEVNRLDAVDRERLSGLQATTLHRLLGSRPDTSSRFRHHRANRLPHDVIVVDETSMVSLTMMARLLEAVRPQTRLLLVGDPDQLASVEAGAVLADLVEGLGSRGVAALHTSHRFGESIGALASAIRAGDASAAVQVLAAGGDHVEWVQTGATERLREVLVPHALALRQAAILGDGRAALEILDEHRLLCAHRHGPFGVAQWNRQAQRWLAEATGEPTWAQWYVGRPILVTANDYGLKLYNGDTGVTVAAQDGLRAVVGGSGSFATGRLTEVETMHAMTIHKSQGSQADEVTVLLPPEDSRLLTRELFYTAVTRAKTRVRVVGSEAEVRAAIARQAVRATGLRQRLTR from the coding sequence ATGTTGGACGCCTTCGCCGAGATCCTCGAGCCCGCCGATGTGCATGTGGCCCAACGGTTGAGCACGCTGGCGGAAGAGAGCGATCCCCAGGTCACCCTGGCTCTCGCGCTGGCGGTGCGGGCGCTGCGCGGCGGCTCGGTGTGTGTGGACCTGCGGTCGGTGGCCGAACAGGCCCAGGCGCCGGGGCTGCCGTGGCCCGACGTCGATGCCTGGTTGGCGGCGGTGGCGGCCAGCCCACTGCTGGGCACTCCCCCGGTGCTGCGGTTGTTCGGGGATCTGCTGTACCTCGACCGGTACTGGCTGGAGGAACAACAGGTGTGCGACGACGTGCTGGCGTTGGTGGGCACCCGACCGGCCGGCTCGGTGCCCGATGTGGCGCGGCTGTTCCCGCCGGGTTTCGAAGAGCAGCGGGCTGCGGCGAAGGTGGCGCTGTCCCAAGGGCTGACGGTTCTGACCGGTGGGCCGGGCACCGGCAAGACCACCACGGTCGCGCGGTTGCTGGCGCTCCTTGCCGAGCAGGCCGCCCTGGCCGGGCAACCGTCGTTGCGCATCGCGCTGGCCGCGCCGACCGGCAAGGCCGCCGCCCGGCTTCAGGAGGCCGTGCAACTTGAGGTGAACCGGCTCGATGCCGTGGACCGCGAACGGCTCTCGGGCCTGCAGGCCACCACGTTGCATCGGCTGCTGGGATCGCGTCCGGATACGTCGTCGCGGTTCCGGCATCACCGGGCGAACCGGTTGCCGCACGACGTGATCGTGGTCGACGAGACGTCGATGGTGTCGCTGACCATGATGGCCCGGTTGTTGGAGGCGGTGCGACCGCAGACTCGGCTGCTGCTGGTGGGTGATCCAGATCAGCTGGCCTCGGTGGAGGCCGGTGCGGTGCTGGCCGATCTGGTCGAGGGGCTGGGTTCGCGCGGGGTGGCGGCATTGCACACCTCGCACCGGTTCGGTGAGTCGATCGGCGCGCTGGCGTCGGCGATCCGGGCCGGGGACGCCTCGGCAGCGGTGCAGGTGTTGGCCGCCGGCGGTGATCATGTCGAGTGGGTGCAGACCGGCGCGACCGAACGGTTGCGGGAAGTGCTTGTGCCGCATGCTCTTGCGCTACGGCAGGCGGCGATCCTCGGCGACGGTCGGGCGGCGCTGGAAATCCTCGACGAGCACCGGCTGCTGTGCGCGCATCGGCACGGCCCGTTCGGCGTCGCGCAGTGGAACCGTCAGGCGCAGCGATGGCTGGCCGAGGCGACCGGGGAGCCGACCTGGGCACAGTGGTACGTGGGGCGGCCGATTCTGGTGACGGCCAATGACTATGGGCTCAAGCTCTACAACGGCGATACCGGTGTCACCGTCGCCGCGCAGGATGGGCTGCGCGCCGTGGTGGGCGGTTCCGGATCATTCGCCACCGGCCGGCTCACCGAGGTGGAGACCATGCACGCCATGACCATCCACAAGTCGCAGGGCAGCCAGGCCGACGAGGTGACCGTGCTGCTGCCGCCGGAAGATTCCCGGTTGCTGACGCGCGAGTTGTTCTACACCGCGGTCACCCGGGCCAAGACGCGGGTACGCGTCGTGGGATCCGAAGCGGAGGTACGCGCGGCGATCGCCCGGCAGGCGGTCCGTGCGACCGGCCTGCGACAGCGGCTGACGCGCTAG
- a CDS encoding UvrD-helicase domain-containing protein: protein MKVFDLLGPLPKTNSTTVLEASAGTGKTFALAGLVTRFVAEGAATLDQMLLITFGRAASQELRERVRDQIAGALVALEDPARADNDLLQYLVSEDQQARRQRLRDALAGFDAATIATTHQFCQIVLKSLGVAGDSDSGVTLVESLDELVCEIVDDLYLAHFGAQRDVPELGYAEALRLARVVVANPATELRPLDPEPESPAGIRVGFARAVLAELEIRKRRRGVLGYDDLLTRLAGALADEGSAARVRMAQRWPIVMVYEFQDTDPVQWQVIERAFSGSSTLILIGDPKQAIYAFRGGDIDTYLRAAATAGDKQTLGTNWRSDSVLVDRLQAVLRGAELGGPDIVVHDVEAHHQGHRLAGAPHNNPFRLRVVARKGSGTRVIPIADLRDHIGRDLAADIGALLASDATYCDRPIQARDIAVIVETHKDARACHTALLDAGIPAVYTGDSDIFSSEAAEDWLYLLEAFDQPHRPGLVRAAAATMFFGETAETLAAGGDALTDRVADTLRTWAGHARERGVAAIFEAAQLAGMGKRVLSWQGGERLMTDLAHLTQLLGDTAHREGFGLAALRDWLRTQRSESGGAAERNRRLDSDAAAVQIMTVWVSKGLQFPVVYLPFAFNRYVPEPDLVLFHDNGVRCLQVGGPDPAVTRAGRAEAAADDSRLTYVAMTRAQSQVVAWWAPSNDEPNGGLSRLLRGRAPGQAEVPDRCVPAKVSDDEALDRLRAWAALGGPVLEESVISVVPPIPPVPVPEGLGARHFHRSIDTAWRRTSYSGLLRAAEDDVASGVSSEPEVTELDDESVDITVVAPTQGADVPSPMADLPTGAAFGSLVHAVLETADPLAVDLDAELRAEVRRHTARWPVEVEPDALAAALVPMHDTQLGPLAPGVTLRQIGLRDRLCELDFEFPMAGGDLRGDQYARLSDVGALLDEHLPAEDPMAVYAERLSTGLLGRQALRGYLSGSVDVVLRIGQRFVVVDYKTNWLGTGDAVLTAADYGRDRMIEAMLHSDYPLQALLYSVVLHRFLRWRLPGYDPATHLGGVMYLFVRGMCGAQTPVVDGHPAGVFSWEPPATLVVALSELLDQGAR, encoded by the coding sequence GTGAAGGTATTCGATCTGTTGGGCCCGTTGCCGAAGACCAACAGCACCACGGTGTTGGAGGCCAGCGCGGGCACCGGCAAGACCTTCGCGTTGGCCGGGCTGGTCACCCGGTTCGTGGCCGAGGGCGCGGCGACGCTGGATCAGATGCTGCTCATCACGTTCGGCCGGGCGGCCAGCCAGGAGTTGCGGGAGCGGGTGCGAGACCAGATCGCCGGCGCGCTGGTGGCGTTGGAGGATCCGGCCCGGGCCGACAACGATCTGCTGCAGTACCTGGTCTCCGAGGATCAGCAGGCCCGTCGGCAACGGTTGCGCGACGCATTGGCCGGTTTCGACGCCGCGACCATCGCGACCACACACCAGTTCTGCCAGATCGTGCTGAAATCTCTCGGCGTGGCCGGGGACAGCGATTCGGGTGTGACGCTGGTCGAGAGTCTTGACGAGTTGGTCTGCGAGATCGTCGACGATCTATATCTCGCGCACTTCGGCGCCCAGCGGGATGTCCCGGAGCTGGGCTATGCCGAAGCCCTGCGGCTGGCCCGCGTCGTGGTGGCCAATCCGGCGACCGAGCTGCGCCCACTGGATCCCGAGCCGGAGTCCCCGGCGGGGATCCGGGTTGGGTTCGCGCGGGCGGTGCTGGCGGAGTTGGAGATTCGCAAGCGCCGCCGCGGCGTGCTGGGGTATGACGATCTGTTGACCCGGCTGGCCGGAGCCCTGGCTGACGAAGGTTCGGCCGCCCGGGTGCGGATGGCGCAGCGCTGGCCGATCGTGATGGTCTACGAGTTCCAGGACACCGACCCGGTGCAGTGGCAGGTGATCGAGCGGGCCTTCTCCGGGAGTTCCACCCTGATCCTGATCGGCGATCCCAAGCAGGCGATCTACGCGTTCCGCGGCGGCGACATCGACACGTATCTCCGGGCCGCGGCCACCGCAGGCGACAAGCAGACGCTCGGCACCAACTGGCGCAGTGACAGTGTGCTCGTCGATCGGCTGCAGGCGGTCCTGCGTGGCGCCGAACTCGGCGGACCGGACATCGTCGTCCATGATGTCGAGGCGCACCACCAGGGTCACCGACTGGCCGGGGCGCCGCACAACAATCCGTTCCGGCTCCGGGTGGTGGCGCGCAAAGGCTCTGGCACCAGGGTGATTCCGATCGCCGACCTGCGCGACCACATCGGCCGGGACCTGGCCGCCGACATCGGAGCGCTGCTCGCGAGCGACGCCACCTACTGCGACAGGCCGATCCAGGCCCGCGACATCGCGGTGATCGTCGAGACCCACAAGGATGCGCGGGCCTGTCACACCGCACTGCTGGACGCCGGGATCCCCGCGGTCTACACCGGGGATTCGGACATCTTCAGCTCCGAGGCCGCCGAGGACTGGCTGTATCTGCTGGAGGCCTTCGACCAGCCGCACCGGCCCGGGCTGGTGCGCGCCGCGGCGGCCACGATGTTCTTCGGGGAGACCGCGGAAACCCTTGCCGCAGGCGGTGATGCGTTGACCGACCGGGTCGCCGACACGCTGCGCACCTGGGCCGGCCATGCCCGTGAGCGTGGCGTGGCGGCGATCTTCGAGGCGGCGCAGCTGGCCGGGATGGGTAAACGGGTGCTGTCCTGGCAGGGCGGTGAACGGTTGATGACCGACCTGGCCCACCTGACCCAGCTGCTCGGCGACACCGCGCACCGGGAGGGCTTCGGCCTGGCCGCCCTGCGGGATTGGCTGCGCACGCAGCGGTCGGAGAGCGGCGGCGCCGCCGAGCGCAACCGGCGCCTGGACAGCGACGCGGCGGCCGTGCAGATCATGACGGTGTGGGTGAGCAAGGGCCTGCAGTTCCCGGTCGTGTACCTGCCGTTCGCGTTCAATCGCTATGTGCCGGAGCCGGATCTGGTGCTGTTCCACGACAACGGGGTCCGGTGCCTGCAGGTCGGCGGACCGGACCCGGCGGTGACGCGGGCCGGCCGCGCCGAGGCGGCCGCCGACGACAGCCGGCTGACGTATGTGGCGATGACGCGGGCGCAGTCCCAGGTGGTGGCGTGGTGGGCCCCGTCGAACGACGAGCCGAACGGTGGGCTGTCACGGCTGCTGCGCGGCCGCGCCCCGGGACAGGCGGAGGTGCCGGATCGGTGCGTGCCGGCCAAGGTCTCCGACGACGAGGCGCTCGACCGGTTGCGGGCCTGGGCGGCCTTGGGTGGCCCGGTGCTGGAGGAGTCGGTGATCAGCGTCGTGCCGCCGATCCCGCCCGTACCGGTGCCTGAAGGACTGGGAGCCCGCCATTTTCACCGGTCCATCGACACCGCGTGGCGGCGCACGTCGTATTCGGGCCTGCTGCGGGCCGCCGAGGACGACGTGGCTTCCGGGGTGAGCAGCGAGCCCGAGGTCACCGAACTCGACGACGAATCGGTCGACATCACCGTTGTCGCCCCCACGCAGGGCGCCGATGTCCCGTCCCCGATGGCGGACCTGCCGACCGGTGCCGCGTTCGGCTCGCTCGTGCACGCGGTGCTTGAGACCGCGGATCCGTTGGCGGTCGATCTGGACGCCGAACTGCGGGCCGAGGTGCGCCGGCACACCGCGCGCTGGCCGGTCGAGGTCGAGCCCGACGCGCTGGCCGCCGCGCTGGTGCCGATGCACGACACCCAGCTGGGCCCGTTGGCGCCCGGCGTGACGCTGCGCCAGATCGGGTTGCGGGACCGGTTGTGCGAGCTGGACTTCGAGTTTCCCATGGCCGGTGGCGACCTGCGTGGCGACCAGTACGCGCGGCTGTCCGACGTCGGTGCGCTGCTCGACGAGCATCTGCCGGCCGAAGATCCCATGGCGGTCTACGCCGAGCGGCTCTCGACGGGGCTGCTGGGCCGTCAGGCGCTACGCGGGTATCTGTCCGGTTCGGTGGATGTGGTGCTGCGGATCGGGCAGCGCTTCGTCGTCGTCGACTACAAGACCAACTGGCTCGGCACCGGCGACGCCGTACTCACCGCGGCCGATTACGGCCGGGACCGGATGATCGAGGCCATGCTGCACTCGGACTATCCGCTGCAGGCACTGTTGTACAGCGTTGTGCTGCACCGGTTTCTGCGGTGGCGGCTGCCGGGCTACGACCCGGCCACTCATCTCGGCGGGGTGATGTACCTGTTCGTGCGCGGCATGTGCGGGGCACAGACACCCGTCGTCGACGGGCACCCGGCCGGGGTGTTCAGCTGGGAGCCGCCCGCCACATTGGTGGTGGCGCTGTCGGAGCTGTTGGATCAGGGGGCCCGGTGA